DNA from Actinoplanes sp. SE50/110:
TCCTGTTCCTGGGCGGCTGGCACGGCCCGTTCGCGGATCACCTGGGCTGGCTGTGGACGCTGCTCAAGATGGCCGCGCTGTCCTTCGTGATCATCTGGTTCCGGGTCACCTACCCCCGGCTGCGCGAGGACCAGCTGCAGCGACTCTGCTGGCTGATCCTGGTCCCGGTCTCGCTGGCCCAGCTGGTCCTCACCGTCGCGGTGAAGTCCCTGCTCTGAGCGCCGGTGTGCGATCGGTCGCGGCGATGGTCGGGCACGGGAGGGCGTTCGAAGCCGGGTCGAGGTCGCGTCGCTCGGACGAAGCGGGCAGGATATGCCCTTGTGACTGATGACGGCGACCACCTCGTACCCGGCAAGGGTTTGATCAATGGCCTTGCCGTCACCCTCAAGACACTGACCAGGAAGACCATCACCCAGCAGTATCCGGACGTCGAGCCGGAGCTGCCCCCGCGCTCGCGCGGCGTGATCGCCCTCCTGGAGGAGAACTGCACGGTCTGCATGCTGTGCGCCCGCGAGTGCCCCGACTGGTGCATCTACATCGACTCGCACAAGGAGGAGGTCGTCGTTCCGGGCGCCGCCCGCGCCCGGCAGCGCAACGTGCTGGACCGTTTCGACATCGACTTCTCTCTCTGCATGTACTGCGGGATCTGCATCGAGGTCTGCCCGTTCGACGCCCTGCACTGGACCCCCGAGTTCGAGTACGCGGAGACCGACGTCCTCTCGCTGCTGCACGACAAGGGCCGGCTGGGCGAGTGGATGCGGACCGTGCCGCCGCCGCCTGCGCACGACGTGCTGGGCGAGCCTTCCAAGGAGGAGGCGACCGCGGCACGCAAGGCCGCCGGTCCGGGCGCGGCCACCGCCGCCAAGACCGCAAGACCGGCTACGGTACGCCCGCAGCAGCGCCCGGAGAGCCAGCAGTGACCGTCGCCGATGTGTTGATGCTCGCGCT
Protein-coding regions in this window:
- a CDS encoding NADH-quinone oxidoreductase subunit I, yielding MTDDGDHLVPGKGLINGLAVTLKTLTRKTITQQYPDVEPELPPRSRGVIALLEENCTVCMLCARECPDWCIYIDSHKEEVVVPGAARARQRNVLDRFDIDFSLCMYCGICIEVCPFDALHWTPEFEYAETDVLSLLHDKGRLGEWMRTVPPPPAHDVLGEPSKEEATAARKAAGPGAATAAKTARPATVRPQQRPESQQ